The genomic window TTCTGCATATTTCTTGCCCCCACCTGGATCACGTCAGCAATTTCGGCAATTTTATCCAGGTCAGCGGCATCCATCACTTCTGTAATAATACCTAGTCCACTGACTTCCCGCGCCTTCGCCAACAAATCTAAAGCACTCTCACCATGTCCTTGGAAGGCATAGGGTGAAGTTCGAGGTTTGTATGCCCCGCCGCGCAAAAACTTGGCTCCAGCCGTTTTGACGCGCCGCGCTGTCTCCAGAATCATTTCTTCATTTTCTACGGAGCAGGGACCGGCAACGACTACCAAGGGGTGGTGTTCACCAAATACTACTGCTCCATTAGGAGTATTAACTACCACTTCTGAAGCTTCGTCGTGACGGTACTGGCGACTTGCTCGTTTGTAAGGCTGCTCTACTCGCAACACCTGCTCAATCCAAGGGCTAACTTCTTGAATTTGTAGTGGATCTAAGTTGGCGGTTTCACCTACTAGACCAATAACTACTTTGTGTTGACCAATAATTTTTTCTGGAGTTAGCCCCCAGCTAGTTAGTTCCTGATCAATGCGGTTTATTTCCGCCTCTGGGGAACCACTTTTCATTACTATAATCATGTAAAACTTCCTAATTAATTGAGTAAAATTTTCTTTAAATGGGCTAACTTTATTGTTGCCTATTGCGCTAATTACGAATATTTAAAAATAAAATTTATTTACAAAATATACCGCTCAGTCAGTGGCTTGACGCTCAGTCAGTGATTTTACTGTTAAACAATAGGATATGGAGTATAAAAATTATTACATAATTTTAATTAGTAATGTTGAAGTTATAAAATTTCAACTTCAACATTCACGGGTTCGGCACTTCCTTCAAGTCGGGAAACCCGCCCAACGGAGTGCCTCACTTCTTCATTTACCCAATATCGTAGTTATCTAATCCCTGAGCGCCGTTCATTATGAGTTTTTTTGCCGAGTTTCGCGCCAAGCTCCCACCATTCGTCCCCAATTGGTGTTGAACTCACCCAAACCCAGCAGAC from Nostoc sp. UHCC 0926 includes these protein-coding regions:
- the aroF gene encoding 3-deoxy-7-phosphoheptulonate synthase; this encodes MIIVMKSGSPEAEINRIDQELTSWGLTPEKIIGQHKVVIGLVGETANLDPLQIQEVSPWIEQVLRVEQPYKRASRQYRHDEASEVVVNTPNGAVVFGEHHPLVVVAGPCSVENEEMILETARRVKTAGAKFLRGGAYKPRTSPYAFQGHGESALDLLAKAREVSGLGIITEVMDAADLDKIAEIADVIQVGARNMQNFSLLKKVGAQAKPVLLKRGMAATIEDWLMAAEYVLASGNPNVILCERGIRTFDRQYTRNTLDLSVVPVLRKLTHLPIMIDPSHGVGWSEFVPSMAMAAIAAGTDSLMIEVHPNPAKALSDGPQSLTPDRFDNLMQELSVIGKAVGRWQQPAVVLA